From Lasioglossum baleicum chromosome 2, iyLasBale1, whole genome shotgun sequence, a single genomic window includes:
- the LOC143215604 gene encoding ionotropic receptor 75a: MYVRMFFSLQLIVASCGDNTDLIRDYFVFKKVNRVAGFSCGDPDNDVKTAKILNDAGITVSLRRFGTNVDLWRFLWTQYGNLGVFLDLRCADKNDDVSNIYDEASAQYLFEHLNHWLILEDHRKNLTDTVRLLNESTFSIITDFVISIPNDDGYALYDVYNHCKHCGGSLVVTELGTWTNNTGLSVHLLENMFTRRWNYHQVKAKIAGVVLFRPKDRDLITYLQEPNVIQTDIWSKFGFALVLHTAEMFNFTLDVIELDWPKNAKNGPLMSGLKERKYDIGYYPSILTIERLTLADVTLQVFPTRTCFMFRTMPSVKNKLTVVFRPFQASVWYMVFALSIVIILTLWLIWKLDKNCDSGDSTLILVAALCQQGLPFQSDQFAGRIAFLQTMIFGLLLYNCYSAAMVSSRLNIPLNKMNDSLYPLVKSKLKLSARKDLFFKLLLSSTSPDVRFFKKHWDDIPEEQKFQELHDGVKTIMHPGNAYHAIPTDAYPIIERLFTKQMICQLTEVHLLQPSVIGLWTTPHSQFKEITKIGLIRMVTAGIRKRQVHRWISRKPFCEEDKRYVSSVTILETAPIIVFLLIGIALSTIICVIENIIFRMSKRKSIKITTLKLSKAQNKAVIADRKKTKTKIFTTSIKK, from the exons ATGTACGTTCGAATGTTCTTCAGTTTGCAATTGATTGTCGCCTCTTGTGGCGATAATACCGATTTAATTCGTGATTACTTCGTTTTTAAGAAAGTTAACAGAGTCGCTGGATTTTCGTGCGGAGATCCCGACA ATGATGTGAAAACCGCCAAAATATTAAATGACGCTGGGATTACGGTCTCGTTAAGGCGGTTTGGAACAAACGTTGATTTATGGCGTTTCCTTTGGACGCAATACGGAAACTTGGGCGTTTTTCTAGATTTGCGCTGTGCGGATAAAAATGATGATGTTTCAAACATATACGACGAA GCTTCGGCTCAGTATTTATTCGAGCATTTGAATCATTGGTTAATTCTGGAGGACCATAGGAAGAATTTAACAGACACCGTACGACTGTTAAATGAAAGTACGTTCAGCATTATCACTGATTTCGTGATTTCTATACCTAATGACGATGGTTATGCACTGTACGATGTTTACAATCATTGCAAACATTGCGGCGGTTCGCTGGTTGTCACGGAACTGGGTACCTGGACGAACAACACTGGCTTGAGCGTCCATTTATTAGAAAACATGTTTACCAGAAGATGGAACTACCACCAGGTGAAGGCGAAGATTGCTGGCGTA GTACTGTTCAGACCGAAGGATCGTGATCTGATAACGTATCTTCAAGAGCCAAATGTCATACAGACAGACATTTGGTCAAAATTCGGCTTCGCTCTCGTACTACACACTGCCGAAATGTTCAATTTCAC CCTTGATGTGATAGAATTGGATTGGCCAAAAAATGCAAAGAACGGACCATTGATGAGTGGCCTGAAAGAACGGAAGTATGATATAGGTTATTACCCGTCGATCCTAACGATAGAAAGACTTACTTTAGCCGATGTAACGCTGCAAGTTTTTCCCACGAG GACCTGCTTTATGTTTCGCACTATGCCGTCAGTGAAAAACAAATTGACTGTAGTCTTTCGGCCATTCCAAGCAAGTGTTTGGTACATGGTTTTCGCGTTGTCGATCGTTATAATATTAACGTTATGGTTGATCTGGAAATTAGATAAAAACTGCGATTCTGGAGACAGTACTCTTATTCTGGTTGCTGCATTATGTCAGCAAG ggcTACCGTTCCAGAGCGATCAGTTTGCTGGTCGCATTGCCTTCCTGCAAACTATGATATTCGGTCTGCTGCTATATAATTGCTACTCAGCAGCTATGGTATCGAGTAGACTGAATATTCCACTGAACAAAATGAACGATTCGTTGTATCCGCTGGTGAAAAGCAAGCTGAAACTCTCGGCTCGAAAAGATCTCTTCTTCAAACTCCTACTAAGT TCTACCTCTCCAGATGTTCGCTTTTTCAAAAAACATTGGGACGACATACCGGAGGAACAGAAATTTCAAGAATTACACGACGGCGTAAAAACTATTATGCATCCTGGAAACGCGTATCATGCAATTCCCACTGATGCCTACCCAATAATAGAACGCCTGTTTACTAAGCAAATGATCTGTCAGCTCACCGAAGTACACTTGCTCCAACCTTCGGTAATAGGCTTGTGGACAACGCCGCACAGTCAGTTCAAGGAAATAACGAAAATAGG ATTAATTAGGATGGTTACCGCGGGAATTCGAAAGAGGCAAGTACACCGTTGGATCTCGAGGAAACCGTTTTGCGAAGAAGACAAACGGTACGTGTCAAGTGTTACCATTCTTGAAACAGCACCTATCATAGTGTtcttacttattggtatagcgtTGTCTACTATAATCTGcgtgatcgaaaatatcattttccgtatgtcgaaaagaaaatcaataaaaataacaaCACTAAAACTTTCGAAAGCTCAAAATAAAGCCGTAATAGCAGATAGAAAGAAAACTAAAACCAAAATATTTACAACCTCGATAAAAAAGTGA
- the LOC143215595 gene encoding methionine--tRNA ligase, cytoplasmic-like yields MIISTNEGNPNTLKLIIAAEIAKQSVTVKTVEPSASFLGRLPAIELSCGSVLFSTSAAMQLLVLLPEESKIVNNKWLEWDISQLQPAVVNYGNAPNANKSGLWALLKQLDGALKDKKYLIQDKNDLSLADACIWVTIWSTVLVTEIGQELSKEYPSVKSWLSNIELLPIIQNSLKEYKFERGVKAILNMQASSWFPGNIITQSSRPSKAIPSNISPTKEKEKDVEAISKEEIQNVISNWSSNFYPVVKDSSYPILPKKGERNILITSALPYVNNIPHLGNIIGCVLSADIFARYCRQRNYNTLFVSGTDEYGTATEAKALEEKTTPQVICDKFFDIHNDVYRWFSIGFDYFGRTTTPEQTEIVQAFFSRIKSEGYVFSETVDQLLCESCDRFLADRFVEGICPRCKYEDARGDQCDGCGHLVNATDLISPRCKVCSKRPVEKKSEQFFLDLPKLEEKLKEWSASVEKGWSTVARVVSRPWLRDGLKPRCITRDLKWGIPVPAKGFENKVFYVWFDAPFGYISITKRYTKEYEQWWKPEGVTVDLYQFMAKDNVPFHTVMFPACLLAANQGYTLMKHLMATEYLNYEDTKFSKSRGIGVFGTDARDTGIPADVWRFYLAYVRPETQDSNFNWEDLATKNNSELLNNFGNFVNRALMFAEKYFDSKVPPMVLQEDEMTLLALAQRELSSYIQALELGKLRDSLKHVLAISKHGNQYMQFQEPWVKIKGTADDKARAGTVIGICCNLACLLAALLAPYMPNTSRELRSQIGLDKSSYGYIPDIITNILTPGHKIGKPSPLFKKIEDKDVETLRKKYSGKQESTIKANEMNGASCDVKSLEAAISAQGVKVRELKSKHDKSIWQPEVQILLDLKKKLADLIGGGTKSPEPVKTNKAAKTNKPQAVPVPEQNQEVSIDAAALEAAIAKQGTLVRELKSKGDKSVWQPEVEKLLKLKKQLADLTGAPPALTDKKSKKKK; encoded by the exons ATGATTATTTCGACGAACGAAGGCAATCCAAACACGTTAAAACTAATAATTGCAGCTGAAATAGCTAAACAATCTGTTACCGTGAAAACGGTAGAACCAAGTG CAAGTTTTCTGGGTCGTTTACCTGCAATTGAATTGTCATGTGGGTCAGTGCTATTTAGTACTAGTGCAgcaatgcaactcttagtacttCTACCTGAAGAATCTAAAattgttaataacaagtggTTAGAGTGGGATATTTCTCAGTTGCAG ccaGCTGTAGTTAACTATGGCAATGCACCTAATGCGAATAAATCTGGCTTATGggctttattaaaacaattagatGGTGCATTAAAAGATAAAAAGTACCTAATTCAG GATAAAAATGATTTATCATTGGCAGATGCATGCATTTGGGTAACTATATGGTCTACTGTATTAGTTACAGAGATTGGGCAAGAACTAAGCAAAGAATATCCATCTGTTAAAAGTTGGTTATCAAATATTGAATTATTACCAATTATTCAA AATTCCTTGAAAGAATACAAATTTGAACGAGGTGTTAAGGCGATTCTCAATATGCAAGCCTCGTCATGGTTTCCTGGTAATATCATCACTCAATCTTCGAGACCCTCTAAAGCAATTCCAAGTAAT ATTAGTCCCACtaaagagaaggagaaagatGTTGAAGCAATTAGTAAAGAAGAAATCCAGAATGTCATTAGTAACTGGTCTTCAAATTTTTATCCCGTGGTGAAGGATTCATCTTATCCTAT ATTACCGAAGAAAGGCGAGAGAAACATTCTAATAACATCTGCATTGCCTTATGTCAATAATATTCCTCACTTGGGAAATATTATAGGTTGTGTACTTTCTGCTGATATCTTTGCCAG ATATTGCAGGCAAAGAAATTACAATACACTTTTTGTTAG TGGGACTGACGAATATGGCACTGCTACAGAGGCCAAAGCTTTAGAAGAGAAAACAACACCGCAAGTTATATGTGACAAATTTTTTGATATTCATAACGATGTATATAGATGGTTTAGTATAGGGTTTGACTATTTCGGTCGTACTACTACTCCTGAGCAAACAGA GATTGTGCAAGCATTTTTCTCCAGAATAAAATCGGAGGGATATGTATTTAGCGAAACGGTAGATCAACTTCTCTGCGAATCTTGTGATAGATTTCTGGCAGATAGATTTGTAGAAGGTATATGTCCAAGGTGCAAGTATGAAGATGCACGTGGCGATCAGTGCGATGGATGTGGTCATTTAGTGAATGCAACAGACTTAATATCGCCCCGGTGCAAAGTGTGTAGTAAAAGACCAGTTGAGAAAAAGTCGGAGCAGTTTTTCTTGGACTTACCTAAG TTAGAAGAAAAGCTGAAGGAATGGTCTGCAAGTGTGGAGAAAGGATGGTCGACCGTAGCCAGAGTAGTTTCGAGACCTTGGTTACGCGATGGATTGAAACCACGCTGTATTACAAGAGATTTAAAGTGGGGAATTCCCGTGCCAGCGAAAGGCTTCGAAAATAAAGTTTTCTACGTTTGGTTCGACGCCCCGTTTGGTTATATCAGTATTACAAAGAGGTACACTAAAGAATATGAACAGTGGTGGAAACCTGAAGGTGTAACCGTTGATTTATACCAATTTATGGCGAAGGACAATGTACCGTTCCATACGGTAATGTTTCCTGCTTGTCTACTAGCAGCTAACCAGGGTTATACATTAATGAAGCATTTAATGGCGACGG AATATTTAAATTACGAAGATACAAAATTCTCGAAATCAAGGGGAATTGGAGTATTTGGCACTGATGCCCGAGATACAGGTATACCGGCCGACGTTTGGCGATTCTACCTTGCATATGTCAGACCAGAAACACAGGATTCTAACTTCAATTGGGAGGATTTAGCGACTAAAAACAATAGTGAATTGTTAAACAATTTCGGTAACTTCGTGAACAG ggCTCTAATGTTCGCGGAAAAATATTTCGATTCGAAAGTTCCACCGATGGTACTTCAGGAAGATGAAATGACGCTGTTGGCATTGGCTCAGCGTGAGTTGTCGTCTTATATTCAAGCTTTGGAGCTAGGGAAGCTGCGAGACAGTTTAAAGCATGTATTGGCAATATCCAAGCATGGAAATCAGTACATGCAGTTCCAAGAACCATGGGTGAAAATTAAAGGAACTGCTGATGACAA GGCGAGAGCTGGCACAGTGATTGGTATATGTTGTAATTTAGCGTGCCTATTAGCGGCACTGCTGGCTCCATATATGCCCAATACGTCACGCGAGCTGCGATCACAAATAGGATTGGACAAGAGCAGTTATGGATATATTCCTGACATTATTACTAACATACTTACCCCAGGTCACAAAATTGGCAAGCCTTCCCCGCTGTTTAAGAAAATCGAAGATAAAGATGTGGaaactttaagaaaaaaatatagcgGGAAACAGGAAAGTACGATTAAAGCTAACGAAATGAACGGTGCTAGTTGTGACGTGAAATCTTTGGAAGCTGCAATATCGGCACAG GGCGTTAAAGTCAGAGAACTGAAATCCAAACATGACAAGAGTATCTGGCAACCGGAGGTACAGATTCTTTTAGATTTGAAGAAGAAGCTCGCTGATCTCATAGGCGGAGGAACTAAATCTCCGGAGCCTGTAAAGACTAACAAGGCGGCAAAAACTAATAAGCCCCAAGCGGTACCTGTACCTGAACAAAATCAAGAAGTCTCAATAGATGCGGCAGCTTTAGAAGCGGCTATAGCTAAACAA GGCACTTTGGTACGCGAATTGAAAAGTAAGGGAGACAAGTCCGTGTGGCAGCCTGAAGTGGAAAAACTATTGAAACTTAAAAAACAGCTAGCAGATCTCACTGGAGCACCTCCAGCATTGACTGACAAAAagtcgaagaaaaagaaataa
- the LOC143217255 gene encoding uncharacterized protein LOC143217255 isoform X1, producing MTKTVLCESCENVLEKSSEISEISEISNTTCEKMKSWTIVKFVQDGTVEAVPSLWIIGDYCHWPLLSMSRMMKAIKACEGVNTCWPKHAIKHFRNGTFDDYAKARAKAKVAEETSDLQSEVELGPKRKRKIVQTVSDADEESESMMPRPPVLKHRNELGTCSRIMDQLDECVQEVSTNSTIIGDGQTHRYLKTIIEQQHLLRCLLTDVSTDVQQIKRILEKNPQQMNKIHQFFCIFRVPSTRKRNSTNWMHFCELGRMQKMWPSS from the exons ATGACGAAAACAGTCTTGTGCGAGAGCTGCGAAAACGTGCTTGAAAAATCCAGTGAAATCAGTGAAATCAGTGAAATCAGTAATAC AACCTGCGAAAAAATGAAATCGTGGACGATTGTCAAATTTGTACAAGATGGTACGGTGGAGGCAGTGCCTTCTTTGTGGATAATAGGAGATTATTGCCATTGGCCCTTGTTATCCATGAGCCGAATGATGAAGGCCATCAAAGCATGCGAGGGCGTGAACACATGTTGGCCAAAACATGCCATTAAACATTTTAGGAATGGCACGTTTG ATGATTATGCAAAAGCAAGGGCCAAGGCGAAAGTAGCCGAGGAAACTTCTGACCTACAATCAGAAGTTGAACTTGGTCCAAAAAGGAAACGCAAAATAGTACAAACGGTGAGTGATGCCGATGAGGAGTCAGAATCGATGATGCCTAGGCCTCCGGTGCTAAAACATCGCAATGAGCTTG GTACATGCAGCAGGATAATGGACCAACTAGATGAATGCGTCCAGGAGGTTTCTACAAATTCTACAATTATTG GAGACGGGCAAACCCATCGTTATCTTAAAACGATAATTGAACAGCAGCATCTCTTACGATGCCTGCTGACTGATGTTTCAACTGACGTGCAGCAGATCAAGAGGATTCTTGAAAAGAATCCTCAACAGATGAACAAAATTCATCAGTTTTTCTGCATATTCCGTGTCCCGTCAACTCGCAAGAGGAATTCGACGAACTGGATGCATTTTTGCGAGCTGGGGAGAATGCAAAAAATGTG GCCCTCGAGTTAG
- the LOC143217255 gene encoding uncharacterized protein LOC143217255 isoform X2, whose product MKSWTIVKFVQDGTVEAVPSLWIIGDYCHWPLLSMSRMMKAIKACEGVNTCWPKHAIKHFRNGTFDDYAKARAKAKVAEETSDLQSEVELGPKRKRKIVQTVSDADEESESMMPRPPVLKHRNELGTCSRIMDQLDECVQEVSTNSTIIGDGQTHRYLKTIIEQQHLLRCLLTDVSTDVQQIKRILEKNPQQMNKIHQFFCIFRVPSTRKRNSTNWMHFCELGRMQKMWPSS is encoded by the exons ATGAAATCGTGGACGATTGTCAAATTTGTACAAGATGGTACGGTGGAGGCAGTGCCTTCTTTGTGGATAATAGGAGATTATTGCCATTGGCCCTTGTTATCCATGAGCCGAATGATGAAGGCCATCAAAGCATGCGAGGGCGTGAACACATGTTGGCCAAAACATGCCATTAAACATTTTAGGAATGGCACGTTTG ATGATTATGCAAAAGCAAGGGCCAAGGCGAAAGTAGCCGAGGAAACTTCTGACCTACAATCAGAAGTTGAACTTGGTCCAAAAAGGAAACGCAAAATAGTACAAACGGTGAGTGATGCCGATGAGGAGTCAGAATCGATGATGCCTAGGCCTCCGGTGCTAAAACATCGCAATGAGCTTG GTACATGCAGCAGGATAATGGACCAACTAGATGAATGCGTCCAGGAGGTTTCTACAAATTCTACAATTATTG GAGACGGGCAAACCCATCGTTATCTTAAAACGATAATTGAACAGCAGCATCTCTTACGATGCCTGCTGACTGATGTTTCAACTGACGTGCAGCAGATCAAGAGGATTCTTGAAAAGAATCCTCAACAGATGAACAAAATTCATCAGTTTTTCTGCATATTCCGTGTCCCGTCAACTCGCAAGAGGAATTCGACGAACTGGATGCATTTTTGCGAGCTGGGGAGAATGCAAAAAATGTG GCCCTCGAGTTAG